TCCAAGGGCAGGCTGATTCATCGAAGGAAGCGCGAGGCGCCAAGTAACTGCGTGGCCGACAAAGCGGAGAACTGCGCATTCTAAACGTCCGTTCGCGCGGCCGACGCGCGCTTCTTGCTGCATCGCGGATTCGCCCGAACTCTTCACGTTATCGCCCTGTCTTATACCGTTCACGCCGTCAGGCAACCCGGAAGTCGACAGAAGTCGAGCAGCGCATAGCAGCAACTCATCCGCCGCTCACGTCATTGCATCAGCCGCATCCAAGCGCCGTGCTTCGCACCTCGCGAGCACGCGAAGAAAACGCAGCATCGATGGAGACGTCATGACTCAGCCTGCCCCGTCGCCCCGTTTTTCTAGCGCCTTTGCCGAAGCCGTCCATGCTGGCTTGTCCAGGCGGCCGCAAAAAGAACTGCCTTCCATGTATCTGTATGACGAAGTCGGCTCCGCCCTCTTCGAAGTCATCACCGCTCTGCCGGAATACGGCGTGACCCGCGCCGAAGAACGCGTGCTGAAAGCGCACGCCACGGACATCGTGGCCGCGCTGCCGGGCAACGTGAAAGTCGCGGAACTCGGTAGCGGCAGCGGACGCAAGACGCGCCGCATTCTGGAGGCGTTGTGTAAAAAGCAGCCGACTGCGTACTACCCCATCGAAATCTCGCGCACGGCGTTGCAACTTTGCCGCCGTGAATTGGGCGACATCGAGCGTATTTCGATCGTCGGCTATGAGCGCGACTATCTGGCCGGACTGTCGGAAGTGAGCGCCAGGCGCAACGACGGCGAGCGGCTGCTCGTGCTCTTCCTCGGCAGCACCATCGGTAACTTCGCGCGCCTTGCGGCCACGAAGTTTCTTCAGTCGATTCGCAGCATGCTCGAACCCGGCGACGCCCTCTTGCTCGGCACCGACCTGATCAAGCCGCTGCCAGTGCTGATCGCGGCTTATGACGATCCCATTGGCGTGACGGCGGCGTTCAACCTGAACCTGCTCGCACGCATCAATCGCGAACTGCACGGCGACTTTCCACTCGATGCATTCGAACACGTCGCGCGTTTCAACCCGGATGCGCGCAGTATCGAAATGCATCTGCGCGCGAAACGCCCGCTCACGGTGCGCGTGCGCGACGCGGATTTGTGCGTGGAATTCCGTGAAGACGAGACCATCTGGACGGAAAGCAGCCACAAATATGCGGCCGAGGAAGTCGCGCCGATTGCCATTGATGCGGGCTTCGAATGCACGCATCAATGGCTCGACGACGAATGGCAGTTCGCGGAGAGCCTGCTGGTGGCGCGCTAACGCGCTAACGCCCGATACTCAGTGCTGCTCGAAGCGTTCATACCGCTTCTCGACGTAACGCTCTTCGCTGAAGAAATCGGTGACGCGGGCATGGGGCGGCCCGCGCCGCAGCCATTCGAGCATCAGATCGACCTGGTTCGCTGCGCCCTGAATGACGGCTTCGACGGAGCCGTCATTGAGATTCGCGACATACCCGCGCACGCCGAGCGCATGCGCACGCCGCACGGTGTGATGGCGAAATCCAACGCCCTGCACCACGCCTTTCACGCGTACGTAATACGTTTCGATTCTCGTATCGAGATCCGGGCCTGACATCATGCATGTCCTCGTGACTGATTCATACGCCGCATTGTAGTCACGCGCACGGATCCGCGTTTGGTCCGGCTCAACCGAGGCGAAACGGCTGTGCGATATCTGCACGATCCGCCGTTTGCGGGCGCGCCACGCGCGGCAGTGTCACCTCGAAAATGGTGCCCGTTTCGGCGGACGAACGCACTTTCACGTCGCCGCCGTGCATCTGCGCGATCTCGCGCGTGATGTAAAGCCCAAGGCCGAGCCCGCCCGATTCGTGCTGGCGCCGCCCTGAGCGATACGGCGCGAAGATGTTCGGCAGCACGTCGGGCGGAATCTCGCCCGCGTTCTGCACGATGATGCTGACATCCTGCGCGCCGCCTTCGAGCCGCACTTGTATCGACGCGCCTTCGAGCCCGTGTTGCAGCGCGTTGCCGATCAGATTCGAGAACACTTGCGAGAGCAGATCGCCATCGGCTTGCAGGAGCGTGTCGCCCTGACGCAGCACAAAAATGCGTCCCTTGCCCACGCGCGCCTCGTATTCCTCGACGATATTCTTCGCAAGCGTGTTCAGTTCGACGGCGCGCGGCTGCAAGGTCACGCGCCCGCCGCGCAGCCGCGCGAGGTTCAGCAGCTGATCGACCATGCGGACCATGCGCATACCGCTCGACTTGATGCGCGTGCCGATATTCGCGACGTTCTCGTCCTTCACGAAGCGCGCCAGATATTCCGCCGACGCGATCACCGCCGACAGCGGCGTGCGCAGATCATGACCGAGCACGGCCATCAGCATTTCATTCGCGTCGAGCAGTTGCTGCACGGTCGCGAGTTGCGTCGCGAGTTGCTGCTTTTGGCGCTCCATTTGAATGAAGACATCGACCTTCGAATTGAGAATGCGCGAATCGAACGGCTTGTAGAGGAAGTCCACCGCGCCCGCCTCGTAGCCGCGAAACGTGCGGTTCGTGTCTTGCGCCGTCGCGGTCAGGAAGATGATCGGCACGTGCGCGGTGCGCGGGCTGCCGCGCATGAGTTCGGCAAGCTCGAAGCCATCCATGCCGGGCATGTTGACGTCGAGGATGGCGAGTGCGACTTCGTGCTTGAGCAGAAGCTCCAGCGCCGCCGGACCCGATTCCGCCTTCAGCACCGACAGATCCGGCCGCGCAAGCGACGCTTCCAGCGCGGTGATGTTGTTGCGGATGTCGTCGACGATTAGCACGTGAATGGGTTGCGTCATCTGGTGACTCCTTGCCTTGTGTTGCGTGTCCGACGTCTCATCGGCGCGTGCGCCCAGCGAGGCGCGCGACCATGTCGTCAAGCGTGAGAATGTCCTGCACCGCGCCTTGCGCGATCGCCCCCAAAGGCATCGCAGGCGAGGACGCCGTCTGCGGGTCCTGCGCCCAGCATGTGCCGCCCGCGTCGCAGATCGCACGAGCGCCGCGCGCGCCGTCGTCGTTCGCGCCCGAAAGCACGATGCCGAGCAGACGCTTGCCATACGCATGGGCCGCCGATTCGAACAGCACGTCCACCGATGGCCGCGAGAAGCGCACTGGCGGGTCCACCGACAGCGCAATGGAAGGCGGCTCGCCGCCTTCGGCCTCGACCATCATGTGATAACCCGGCGGCGCGAAATACACGGTGCCGGGCGCGATGGCGTCCTTGTCGAACGGTTCCACCACGCGCAAACGGCAGCGTTCAGCAAAGAGCGCGGGCAAGAGGCTCGGCTGACCCTGCCGCACATGCACCACGATCAGCACCGGCGGCGCGAAGTCGCGCGGCAATTCGGGCAGCAGCAGATTGAGCGCCTCGACACCGCCCGCGGACGCGCCGATCACCACTGCGTGGAAGGCATCGGGGATGGCTGCAGGGCTCATCGCTATACCTTCTGATAAAGCCGCTCGCGGGCGTTGAAATCCGCGAACCGGTCCGTGTGTTTGGAAAAGCGCAGGCTTTCCTTGCTGCCGAGTCCCAGAAAGCCGCGCCGCACGAGCGAATCGCTGAAGAGACCCAGCGCGCGATCCTGCAACGCGCGATCGAAATAGATCAGTACGTTGCGGCACGAAACCAGATGCGCCTCCAGAAACACGCTGTCGGTGGCGAGGCTGTGATCCGCGAACACGACGCGCGACTTGAGCGTCTGCGAGAACTTGGCCGCGCCGTAGGCTGCATGGTAGTAGTCCGACAGCGAACGTTTGCCGCCCGCCGCGAGATAGTTCTGGCTGAAACCCGCCATGCGCTCCAGCGGATAGATGCCGGTCTCTGCCTGCCGCAATGCTTCGGCGTTGATGTCGGTGGCGTAAAACACGGTGCGCTCCGCGATGTTCTCCTCCGCGAACAACACCGCGAGCGACCACAGCTCTTCGCCGCTGCTGCAACCGGCGACCCATACCTTGATCGACGGATACGTCTGCAGAATCGGCACGACCTGCTCGCGGATCGCGCGGAAATAGCTCGGGTCGCGGAACATCTCGCTCACCTGCACCGTGAGGTACTGGAAGAGCCGCGCGAAGAGCGCCGGTTCGCGAAGAATGCGCTCCTGCAACTGTGAAAGCGTCTTGCACTCCAGGTCATGCACGGCCTGCGAAAGCCTGCGCCGCAGCGAACTCACCGAGTAATGCCGGAAGTCGTGCTGATACTTGAGGTAGATGGCTTCGAGAATCAGCTTCAGTTCGATGTCGAACGTCGCGTCTTCCTCGTGCTTGCTGTCGTTCATCGGGTCGATTGTCGGTTCATCGCTGCCGCAGCCAGACGCGGCATAAAGACACGAGCTTATCCACGTCGATGGGCTTCGATATGTAGTCGTCCGCACCCGCCTCGAGACATTTTTCGCGGTCGCTCTGCATGGCCTTCGCCGTCAGCGCGATGATCGGCAGTCGCGCGTGCTCGGGGCGCTTGCGAATCTCGGTCATGGCGGTGAGGCCGTCCATCTCGGGCATCATGACGTCCATCAAAACGAGATCGATGTCGTCGCGGCGCGCCAGCGCCTCCAGCGCCTCGCGCCCGTTGCGGGCAATTTCCAGCGTCGCGCCGAGCGGCTCGATCACGCGCGAGAGCGCGAAGATATTGCGCACGTCGTCTTCCGCGAGAAGGATGGTGCGGCCTTCGAACACGTCGTCACGCTGGCGCGCCGCACGCAGCATTCGCTGCTGCTCCGGCGGCAGCGCGCTTTCGACGCTGTGCAAAAACAGCGTCACTTCGTCGAGCAGCCGCTCCGGCGACTTCGCCCCTTTGATGATGATCGATTTCGAGTAACGGCGCAGGCGCTGCTCCTCTTCCTGCGAAATCTGCCGGCCCGTATAGACGATCACCGGCGGCGATGCGCTCCCGCTGCTCGTCGACACCTTCTCCAGCAACTCGTAGCCCGAGCCGTCGGGCAGCGCCAGATCCATCACGACGCAATCGAACGGCGCGCGCTTCATCTCTTCCAGTGCTTCGGAAATCGATCCCGCTTCGACGATGCCGACCGTCTCGCTTGCCAGCAACGCGTGAATGCTTTGCCGCAGCGCGGGGTCGTCCTCGACCACGAGCACGCGCCGCGCGCCCTGCGACGAACGCGCTTCCAGCTTGCGGATGGCCTGCGCGAGTTCATCGCGGGCGCTCGGCTTGAGCGTATAGCCGATTGCGCCGAGATGCAGCGCGAGATCGGCGTGATCCGTCGCGGACACGATATGAATGGGAATGTGGCGCGTGAGCGGATCGTGCTTGAGCCACTCGAGCACCGTGAGACCGGACTGATCCGGCAAGCCGATATCGAGCAGAATGCCGTTCGGCTGCATGGAACGCGCAAGCTCGACGCCCTGCGTCGCCGTGGTCGCGTGCACGCAATCGAAGTCGAGTTCGTGCGCGAGGTCGTAGAGAATATGCGCGAAACGCTGATCGTCTTCGATCACGAGAATCACGCGATCCGGCCGCTGGCGTTTCGCGCGGTCATCGGCGATGCCTTGCGGCTCGGGCATCGATGGCATCGATGGCACCGGTTGCGGGGAAACGGGAGCGGGCGCAGGAGCCACGGCGCGCGGCGGCTCGACCGCAGCCGGTTCCGGCTCCTTCATGTGACCAATGGTGTCGAGCTTCGCGGTCACCGTGCCTTCGTGATTGTCGAGCGGCAGCGTCACCGAGAAGATGCTGCCGCGCCCGACTTCGCTCGATACGCCGACCGAACCGCCCAGCAGCCGCGAGAATTCGCGCGAGATGGAAAGGCCGAGCCCGCTGCCGCCATATTTGCGGCTCGTCGTGCCGTCCGCCTGCTGAAACGCCTGGAAGATGAGATCCTGCTTGTCGCGCGGAATGCCGATGCCCGTATCGCGCACTTCGAAGCGCACCGCGTCGTCGCCCGCGCGCAGAACGGCGACGGTCACGCTGCCGCGCTCGGTGAACTTGAAGGCGTTGGACAGCAGATTGCGCAGCACTTGCAAAAGCCGCTGACTGTCGGTGACGAAGTACTGCGGCACGTTCTCGCCGACTTCGGTGACGAACGACAGTCCCTTGCTCTCCGCGACCGGCGTGAACGACTGCCTGAGCGCCTGCATGAGCGACTCGACTGCGGTCGGCGCGAACTGCACGTCCATCTGGCCGGCTTCGACCTTCGACAAATCCAGAATGTCGTTGATGAGCGAAAGCAGGTCGCTGTTGGACGAGTGAATGGTCGCGGCGTAGCGCACCTGCTCGTCCGTCAGATTGCCCTGCTTGTTGTCCTGCAAGAGCTTCGCGAGGATGAGCGAGCTATTCAACGGCGTGCGCAACTCGTGCGACATGTTCGCGAGGAACTCGGACTTGTACTGGCTCGCGCGCTCCATTTCCAGCGCATTCGCCGTGAGTTCCTGCTGCGCCTGAAGCAGTTCGGCCTTCTGCCGCTCCAGATGCTGCGAATGTTCTTCGAGCTGCACGTTCGTCTGTTCAAGCTCGGCCTGCTGCTGTTCAAGACGCGCCTGCGAGTCCTGGAGCGCCCGGCCGCGTTCCTCCAGTTCTTCGTTCGACACGCGCAGCTCTTCCTGCTGCACCTGCAACTCTTCGCTCTGGCG
This genomic interval from Caballeronia sp. LZ062 contains the following:
- a CDS encoding response regulator → MPQDTRHHTLWIYFAIAISLAVVFAIDLLMPMRVAIWVFYVLPVVLCMWIDRPAVPVVTAGAASVLMIVGYAFSTADAVASHEVLQLNRAMGIFVLLVLSVVAHLYIKSRLAVQRTAWLQEGVAQMSLQLRGEQSPASIGVSILRSLIPYVNAKVGVVYALEGETLERIAAWALPDENGAPRRIARGEGLVGQAIVDKRLLQLRDASSHYLKAGSALGAAAASRVIVAPLYADGDVAGAIEVGFVGDEGRFDDARVLLELAAEAMGMAMRSARYRMRLVELLEETQRQSEELQVQQEELRVSNEELEERGRALQDSQARLEQQQAELEQTNVQLEEHSQHLERQKAELLQAQQELTANALEMERASQYKSEFLANMSHELRTPLNSSLILAKLLQDNKQGNLTDEQVRYAATIHSSNSDLLSLINDILDLSKVEAGQMDVQFAPTAVESLMQALRQSFTPVAESKGLSFVTEVGENVPQYFVTDSQRLLQVLRNLLSNAFKFTERGSVTVAVLRAGDDAVRFEVRDTGIGIPRDKQDLIFQAFQQADGTTSRKYGGSGLGLSISREFSRLLGGSVGVSSEVGRGSIFSVTLPLDNHEGTVTAKLDTIGHMKEPEPAAVEPPRAVAPAPAPVSPQPVPSMPSMPEPQGIADDRAKRQRPDRVILVIEDDQRFAHILYDLAHELDFDCVHATTATQGVELARSMQPNGILLDIGLPDQSGLTVLEWLKHDPLTRHIPIHIVSATDHADLALHLGAIGYTLKPSARDELAQAIRKLEARSSQGARRVLVVEDDPALRQSIHALLASETVGIVEAGSISEALEEMKRAPFDCVVMDLALPDGSGYELLEKVSTSSGSASPPVIVYTGRQISQEEEQRLRRYSKSIIIKGAKSPERLLDEVTLFLHSVESALPPEQQRMLRAARQRDDVFEGRTILLAEDDVRNIFALSRVIEPLGATLEIARNGREALEALARRDDIDLVLMDVMMPEMDGLTAMTEIRKRPEHARLPIIALTAKAMQSDREKCLEAGADDYISKPIDVDKLVSLCRVWLRQR
- a CDS encoding chemotaxis protein CheB, whose translation is MSPAAIPDAFHAVVIGASAGGVEALNLLLPELPRDFAPPVLIVVHVRQGQPSLLPALFAERCRLRVVEPFDKDAIAPGTVYFAPPGYHMMVEAEGGEPPSIALSVDPPVRFSRPSVDVLFESAAHAYGKRLLGIVLSGANDDGARGARAICDAGGTCWAQDPQTASSPAMPLGAIAQGAVQDILTLDDMVARLAGRTRR
- a CDS encoding CheR family methyltransferase, with translation MNDSKHEEDATFDIELKLILEAIYLKYQHDFRHYSVSSLRRRLSQAVHDLECKTLSQLQERILREPALFARLFQYLTVQVSEMFRDPSYFRAIREQVVPILQTYPSIKVWVAGCSSGEELWSLAVLFAEENIAERTVFYATDINAEALRQAETGIYPLERMAGFSQNYLAAGGKRSLSDYYHAAYGAAKFSQTLKSRVVFADHSLATDSVFLEAHLVSCRNVLIYFDRALQDRALGLFSDSLVRRGFLGLGSKESLRFSKHTDRFADFNARERLYQKV
- a CDS encoding hybrid sensor histidine kinase/response regulator, with the translated sequence MTQPIHVLIVDDIRNNITALEASLARPDLSVLKAESGPAALELLLKHEVALAILDVNMPGMDGFELAELMRGSPRTAHVPIIFLTATAQDTNRTFRGYEAGAVDFLYKPFDSRILNSKVDVFIQMERQKQQLATQLATVQQLLDANEMLMAVLGHDLRTPLSAVIASAEYLARFVKDENVANIGTRIKSSGMRMVRMVDQLLNLARLRGGRVTLQPRAVELNTLAKNIVEEYEARVGKGRIFVLRQGDTLLQADGDLLSQVFSNLIGNALQHGLEGASIQVRLEGGAQDVSIIVQNAGEIPPDVLPNIFAPYRSGRRQHESGGLGLGLYITREIAQMHGGDVKVRSSAETGTIFEVTLPRVARPQTADRADIAQPFRLG
- a CDS encoding acylphosphatase, whose translation is MSGPDLDTRIETYYVRVKGVVQGVGFRHHTVRRAHALGVRGYVANLNDGSVEAVIQGAANQVDLMLEWLRRGPPHARVTDFFSEERYVEKRYERFEQH
- the egtD gene encoding L-histidine N(alpha)-methyltransferase — encoded protein: MTQPAPSPRFSSAFAEAVHAGLSRRPQKELPSMYLYDEVGSALFEVITALPEYGVTRAEERVLKAHATDIVAALPGNVKVAELGSGSGRKTRRILEALCKKQPTAYYPIEISRTALQLCRRELGDIERISIVGYERDYLAGLSEVSARRNDGERLLVLFLGSTIGNFARLAATKFLQSIRSMLEPGDALLLGTDLIKPLPVLIAAYDDPIGVTAAFNLNLLARINRELHGDFPLDAFEHVARFNPDARSIEMHLRAKRPLTVRVRDADLCVEFREDETIWTESSHKYAAEEVAPIAIDAGFECTHQWLDDEWQFAESLLVAR